A region of Desulfonispora thiosulfatigenes DSM 11270 DNA encodes the following proteins:
- a CDS encoding L-lactate dehydrogenase, with protein sequence MNSSRKVSVIGAGAVGSQVAFSLMLSKLAQEIVLVDVNAEKAKGEAVDLAHGTPLVAPMKISHADFSLIKDSDIILYAAGVGRKPGETRLDLVNKNLSILKTTLPKIEEYAPNSILVIIANPVDILTYATLKLSNFPPNRVIGSGTVIDSNRLRYYIGDYLKINPSNVEAHIVGEHGASAVPLWSDAKIQGFNIDEFAKNLGYEFDDSIKQNLVDQTKNSPAEVIKGKGATNFAIAVSATEIVRAILNNESTLLPVSTYIDGAYGINDVCLSLPTLLDNTGVKSVFNVEMNEQELKDLKSSAEALSKVISDIF encoded by the coding sequence ATGAATAGTTCACGTAAGGTTTCAGTAATTGGTGCAGGAGCAGTAGGGTCTCAAGTAGCATTTTCTTTAATGCTCTCTAAATTAGCTCAAGAAATTGTTTTAGTTGATGTTAATGCTGAAAAAGCAAAAGGAGAAGCAGTAGATTTAGCCCATGGTACTCCTTTAGTAGCTCCAATGAAAATTTCTCATGCAGATTTTTCCTTAATTAAAGATTCAGACATTATTCTTTATGCTGCTGGTGTTGGAAGAAAACCTGGAGAAACCAGACTAGATTTAGTAAATAAAAATTTATCTATCTTAAAAACTACATTACCAAAAATTGAAGAATACGCACCTAATAGTATTTTAGTTATTATTGCTAATCCGGTTGATATTTTAACTTATGCTACTTTAAAATTATCTAATTTCCCTCCAAATAGAGTAATAGGTTCGGGTACAGTAATTGATAGTAATCGTTTACGCTATTATATCGGTGATTATTTAAAAATCAATCCTAGTAATGTAGAAGCTCATATTGTTGGTGAGCATGGTGCTTCAGCTGTTCCTTTATGGTCTGATGCAAAAATTCAAGGTTTTAATATTGACGAATTTGCTAAAAACCTTGGCTATGAATTTGATGACAGTATTAAACAAAATCTCGTAGATCAAACTAAAAATTCTCCTGCTGAAGTTATCAAAGGTAAAGGAGCAACAAACTTCGCTATAGCTGTAAGTGCCACTGAAATAGTAAGAGCTATTTTAAATAATGAATCTACCCTTTTACCTGTTTCGACTTATATCGATGGTGCTTATGGTATTAATGATGTATGTTTAAGCTTACCAACCTTACTTGATAATACGGGAGTTAAGTCTGTCTTTAATGTAGAAATGAATGAACAGGAATTAAAAGATTTAAAATCTTCTGCTGAAGCTTTATCTAAAGTCATTTCTGATATTTTTTAA
- a CDS encoding VanW family protein: MRKNKDNFRIYIIVFLVLFFSALHTLTLLFIPPNMQVNNIKLGMVKKSELDSVLEKTLSNFEQNKVHITYKDQSKTYTLSDLGISVDRLKTKQEILAASKPNIINFFTTLKDGKEFKPSCVTNTEKFYDSLEIFEDNTAKKPINAYYKYQHGKVVIVNEVPGYILAKDNLLQELLDDPFKENLELSLSLEYVQPEITKEILNTQGVNEIVSSYRTSFNPSNKSRSTNLQLAVNAINGTVIAPNEIFSFNNVVGQRTAQRGYQNSIVFENGIMVSGLGGGICQVSTTLYNAVLLGDYKIIERSNHSITIPYADPSRDATVAWGYQDFKFQNQTDRHLFIHSEVQGNQVVFNIFSTKVPNKKVTLESVVISRESNKCRSKLIKKVYYNNNLSHTYTVSTDTYKLSSSPSLKPDKPKKTIKETMSTENIRSNIVSAPKSTNKTEVQSNESKNTQKPAEPPTPMEQKEPPKPVEPKEQKENNTLPKTNDTLNQNEPTQSED, translated from the coding sequence TTGCGTAAAAATAAGGATAATTTTAGAATTTATATTATTGTTTTTTTAGTTTTGTTTTTTTCCGCCTTACATACTCTAACCCTACTATTTATCCCACCTAATATGCAGGTTAACAACATTAAATTAGGTATGGTTAAAAAAAGTGAGTTAGATTCAGTATTAGAAAAAACACTTTCTAATTTCGAGCAAAATAAGGTACACATTACTTATAAGGATCAAAGCAAGACCTATACCCTTTCTGACTTAGGTATCTCAGTTGATAGATTAAAAACCAAACAAGAAATTTTAGCTGCTTCTAAACCAAATATTATAAATTTCTTTACTACTTTAAAAGATGGTAAGGAATTCAAACCCTCTTGTGTAACTAATACCGAAAAATTTTATGATTCCTTAGAAATATTTGAAGATAATACAGCTAAAAAACCAATCAATGCTTATTACAAATATCAACATGGTAAAGTAGTAATTGTTAATGAAGTACCAGGTTATATTCTAGCTAAGGATAACCTATTACAAGAACTACTTGATGACCCTTTTAAAGAAAATTTAGAATTGTCATTAAGTTTGGAATATGTACAACCTGAGATCACTAAAGAAATCTTAAATACGCAAGGTGTCAACGAAATAGTGTCATCATACAGGACTTCATTTAATCCTTCTAATAAATCTAGGAGCACTAATTTACAACTAGCTGTTAATGCAATTAATGGAACCGTTATAGCTCCTAATGAAATTTTCTCCTTTAATAATGTTGTAGGTCAACGAACTGCTCAAAGAGGATATCAAAACTCAATAGTTTTTGAAAATGGAATAATGGTTAGTGGGTTAGGTGGAGGTATATGTCAGGTTTCAACTACCCTCTATAATGCTGTATTACTAGGAGATTATAAAATAATTGAAAGAAGTAACCATAGTATAACCATTCCCTATGCTGATCCAAGTCGTGATGCTACAGTAGCCTGGGGATATCAAGATTTTAAGTTTCAAAATCAAACAGATAGGCATCTTTTTATTCACAGTGAAGTTCAAGGAAATCAAGTAGTGTTTAATATTTTTAGTACGAAAGTTCCCAATAAAAAGGTCACTTTAGAATCGGTAGTTATTTCTAGAGAGTCTAATAAATGTAGATCCAAATTAATTAAAAAGGTATATTATAACAATAATCTTTCTCATACTTATACAGTTTCTACTGATACCTATAAACTTTCTTCATCACCATCGTTAAAACCTGATAAGCCTAAGAAAACTATAAAAGAAACAATGAGCACCGAAAATATAAGAAGTAATATTGTAAGCGCACCTAAATCAACTAATAAAACTGAAGTACAAAGTAATGAATCCAAAAACACTCAAAAACCAGCAGAACCACCTACTCCTATGGAACAAAAGGAACCACCAAAACCTGTAGAACCTAAAGAGCAAAAAGAAAACAACACTTTACCTAAAACAAACGACACCTTAAATCAAAATGAGCCTACTCAAAGTGAAGATTAG